tccttttcagtgaaTTTTGCATCTCTTAGTGTGTTCTGTTACCAGCACCCCACCCCCAAATGTCAGGCATTGCATCCCAGAACCATGGGGGTTGTTCAGTGATGTATTAACCTGACCTGTCTTTCCTCTTCGTTCAAAGCAGTGAAGACAGTTTTTTGTTGCCCATGTGAACTGCTGAGTAAAGCGAGAAGCTTTGCTAGTGGCTTTGAGCCAAATGTAATGTGAACCAAATTATGTCTTCAATTCAGTTCTCTTTCAGATGTACATTTCACAGTAACTCCATTTATTTCAGGGAAAGCACTCTAGACTTGGCCTGATctaagagaattttttttctgagaatcTTGTGAAACTTTGACAAAAGGGATTAGAAACAAGTAATGTGGCTGGTTTTTAGGTATCAGGTGGTTAGCTGAGTGTATTATGAAGGagtatgtttttttaaaaaaacaatttccTGGGCAAATACAAATAGAATCTCTGAATGTATCCATTTAGTATTGGGCAGTAGGAAAGTTGCTTCAGCAGTACTTTGTTAAGtagagaatcagagaataaccctgttttgatttcttccaTCAGAATCATCTATATGAGTTAGTAATGTTGTGATAAAATTGTTGTGCTGAaatctttttggttttcccaAACCAATCTCTATGCAATCTGTGTGACCTCTGTGAAGAGAAGAGTCCATCATCACAGTAGTTGTTGGGAGAGAATTACCAGTGTCTGTTTTCCTTCACTTGGAAGGTATCCTAGCAGTTCTTTTGTCCTAGAGATAGTCCATATGCTCAATGCTTTGCCTGGTAGATGAATGAGCCCTGTGAAGGTTTTCAGTATTTGATGTTTGAAGTGAGTTGGCTGTAGTTCTAGACACATTTAGTTTTGCAAAGCACTGGGATTTtaaggtgtttttcttttccccaccaaaaattgttttgagaaaaaaaaaattatttagttgTTTCTCAAAGTTTTCTATATCAATAAGACTGAATTTAGAGaactgagttttatttttttttagtaacttAGTAGTGCCACCTTCAGCTTGTGAAGAGCTTGAGATTCTTCTAATAATTGaatagaaaaacatttaatgtgGAATAATTGCTTTAAATTTATGGATATAAATTTGCtaaatcaattttttatttcctcttgctttttacTTTTGTGTATATGTGAATGAATGTCTCTGTTCTGAAACTGTAAATGAAGACTAGTGTGTGTTACCATGTGATTGAGCTGCCTGGTGTCATTCAGTGTaatctttttatatttaagCCTGGAGAGATactgaatttccttttattccttaGATGAAACCTGCCTGTATTAAAGCACTGACTCGCATTTTTAGAATTTCTGATCAAGATAATGATGGTACTCTCAATGATGCAGAGCTCAACTTCTTTCAGGTACCTTGCTTATTCTTCCACCATGCTTAAAGGTGAACTATATAACTCTAGAAAAACAAGTGATTGGTTTTGAATAAATATAGTAAGGTAAACTGTAAGGGAATCAGGCCTAAATACTAAGCCTCAACTGTGGCATAGAAGAATGGATttgtaaaaacagaaatgaaattatttttatttctaaccaTTATTCAAGTTTGAGTTCAagagcaaaatttaaaaatctattaatgttcttaaaaataaaatacaatttgtaCACCTTTGTTTCCACTAAGAAATTGCATTGTCCTTAACTAGCTTATCAAAATGTTTACGGCTGTATTTCATACAGGATATGCTGTTTGTCCAGCTCAGTAGACAGTGGTCCTAACAtgctttttttgggttttgtgttagagaatttgttttaatacaCCACTGGCACCTCAAGCTTTGGAAGACGTAAAGAATGTAGTCAGGAAAAACCTAAGTGATGGAGTTGCAGATAATGGATTGACATTAAAAGGTGAGTGTTATTTAACTCTTAAAAGATGTGTCTTTATACAATTGATAAATTGTATTACATGGAAAAGGTGGTCTTTTGGAATATGATCTCTGTCTTGATTCTTTCAGACTGCAAGAGCTGAGCTTACTAAACAGTGATATCTCAGTGTTCTTAAGCCCTGGGAAGTGCTAAACAAAAATCCTACCCAGTTACTTTGATACAAGAAAACTAAAAGCAGTCTTCCATGAGACCCCTCTCTAGGCAACTCCAAGCTAAAGCTTTCTGGTTTAAACTGTTGAAAATATTGGGTTTATTTTCATACAGCTGAGTTCTTCTAAAATGCTGGtactgaaaaaagcaaacaacagcagaaaaccaAGTGTATTGTTTGAAGGAAACATGATTTCTGAACATTCAGTCTGTGTAGATAATGCTGTAAATATCACCCAGGAGGTTTAAAGTTTTAATGTACATTTtgagcttttttgttttcatggctGATACTGATTCTATTGAAAACACTTGTAGCAGGTAAAGCACTTCAGGGCCTTAAGATTTCACCATTTTTgatttttaggttttctttttctacacaCACTTTTCATTCAGCGAGGAAGGCATGAGACAACTTGGACTGTTTTGCGTCGCTTTGGCTATGACGATGACTTAGAGCTTACCCCAGAGTACTTGTTCCCTCCGTATGTATCGCTGATTTCAGCTTTCTAAGCTTGAGTTCAGTCTGTGCTCCTGCTTTGGCAGGAGGAAAGGGTTACTGTAGTGTGTTTATTTAACACGTTGTTACATCAAGTACCTCCCTTACTTTATGACCACCCAGCCAAAACCTTCATGTGACTAAACAACATGAAAGAAGAACTCTCTTGTGCCAAATCATgttctgttctctttcttcACAAGAAAGGTGGCAGAAGAGATTCTTAATACAAAACTGGAACATAAATCTGAGCAGTTGCTTATTGTATGTGGCATCAAATTCTAAAAGACTTGTCAGTGTTTTTGTAGCATTTGAGACCTATTGAAAATCCCCAAATTAAAAAGTTAAGAGATTGACCAATTCTGTGGCTTCTATTCAAAAATGTAACTGcataattttttgttaaaaaactccaaaccccAAAgtacaaaaacaaagcaaaacaacaaaaatgtaaCTATTATAGAACTATATATCATATAATATAAAGGCACTCACTCATCAATTTAGAATTCCTAATAAAAAGTATATGCTTTGATCTATGTGAAGATAAATTATTAAAGTTAAGTGCCAGGGTCAGATACTAAATGTTACAATTCATAAAGTACGTATTTTGAGTTTTAGTATTCCATAGTTCATAAACAATTAATGCttcttgtatttgtttttgtttccaaTAAACAGCCTAAAAATTCCCCCTGACTGCACAACAGAACTAAATCATCATGCATACTTGtttcttcaaagtatttttgATAAACATGATTTGGTAAGCATTTAATCCGAGTGTGTATGCGTCCTTATACTTAAGAGCCTTAGTTTGCCAGGAGTTTTGCtaacaaaaacatgtttttctcatTATGTCATTTTATTCAGAAACTGGCTTTAGCTTAATCTATGGAGTCAGAACTGACCTGCTGCTTATGATTGTCTGCAAGGAGAGTTGGCAGGCATAGTTGTAGTACCAAATTGTTTTTAACTAGCTCATATGTTTAATCTTActaaaaaacaaggaaagaaaaattattaaaaaggaaGCAGCTCAGTTTCTTGAATCTTGCAAGTATACAGCAAGAAAATACCAGTTTAGAATAGACATGAATTAAATTATGTCTGatactgtattttgtttcaggATAGAGATTGTGCTTTATCTCCTGATGAATTGAAAGACTTGTTCAAAGTCTTCCCTTACATGCCATGGGGACCTGATGTGAACAACACAGTTTGTACAAATGAAAGAGGATGGATCACATACCAAGGGTTTCTCTCGCAGTGGACGTAAGTGTGATAACAGGACATTTTAGTAGTTGAGAACTATGGGTATGATGATGTGTTTATAGATTCCTCTTAAAAAACTACTGGAAAGAGTAGAAGTTTAACAGTTGAAAATTGACCCAAGCAGCCAAGTTTCTGTAGCCATCCAGTGGCCTGATCTTCAGACCGTTATAACCTGTTCAGGATTTGGCCAGTATTTAGTGCTAAGAATGAAGAAGTGTGCCTTCAAAATGTGGAAATCTTTATGATCCCTGTTGAAATGTTATTGCTATTTTTCTACTCTTTGGAGACAGTTTGAAAAATGGTGCTTAAtaaggagggtttttttttccaatttaaaatacagaaaatgggaaaaacattatttggggaaataagaaaatacagtgtGGGTTGATAAGCCTCAGCAAGTAGTGTTCTGGTGACCAGTAAGACTGATAAAGTTATCACCATTTATTCTCAGAGACTTTTGTCCTTCAGTACTGCATAGTGTCAGGAATGTTTCTATCATGTCAATCTAGAGATAGGAGATAAGGATTGTTTCAGTACTATAAAGAATTGGTACCACAGATGGTGACAATTGAAAGTTCCTTTTGTCCCCTCTGCCAGACTAACCACATACCTGGATGTTCAGCGTTGCCTGGAGTACCTGGGTTATTTAGGGTACTCCATACTTGCAGAACAAGAATCTCAAGCATCAGCAATTACAGGTAATAAAAATTTGATACaacagagaaatttaaatttagaaatatactAAAGAGTAAATTGTCTAATAGttcatctatttttatttactccGTCGCTTTCTGCTCAAGTGAAACctttgatttaatatttttgagagattgttttgtgtgcatttttgtgttttcacatACATGCATGCATTTATAtcttgtgaaaaatatttttggttttctgaaagTGACAAGAGATAAAAAGATAGACCTCCAGAAAAAACAGACTCAGCGAAATGTCTTCCGATGCAATGTTGTTGGAATGAAAGGCTGTGGGAAAAGTGGAGTTCTTCAAGCTCTCCTTGGAAGAAATCTGATAGTAAGAAACATGTTGCTTATATTCACCTATATATGCTCTTGAGTTAAGATTAGACAGCAAAAGTGATTGATCTTAGAGCTTTAATGGTTGTTACTGAGTTTGGAGAGTTCTTTGAGGAAATACAGAATTACTAAGGAGgagttcaggtttttttggttttgttctatTCTGGCAGTAGCTATTGCATGCAATAATGACTTGTACATCATAGATTATAGCTATGCATTTCCTTGCAAAAAATGCCGAAGATTACTataattttcattcattagTAAATAGAGTAAACCAGCTGTTCAAATCTAACTTAAAGGGAAAAGTTGCTGTGATGTAACATGAAATTCTGCCTTTTCAGAGACAGAGGCAAATACGTGCAGAACACAAATCTTACTATGCCATTAATACAGTCTATGTATATGGACAGGAAAAATACTTGCTGGTAAGGTTGCCTCATTCTTGTTTGCCTAAGACTGGTTAATGTTAAAATTCTGTGAATTATTCAGAGCCTTCTGCAACAAACTGGTTTtaattctctcttcttcttAATGGGAATTCCCCCCAATTATTTTCTGTCCCAGATACCTTCTGGTTTTTTATGTAGATAATTTAGCTGAACCTGTTCAGGACCCGTTATTTTTGAAACCTTGTCCTGAGTTGTGCAAAACCTAGTCCTTTTATGATCACACTGCAGGGTATCAAGTTATAACATGGGATAAATGATCAGAAGTCAGTCTACCTATTCAGTAAGAAGCTTCTGTCACATGAGGTGATTAGAATGGCTACAATTAGTATTCAGTGGGAGAAATCAGTTCTTTAAGGCTTGTTCCATTCTAGTTTTCCTTTATGATAATATGatctctttctttgttttctgagatCTAGTCCTCTGCTCTGGTTTTTCTCTGTAGGATGAATGCCCATTTCTGTGGGTGTCTAAACCTTTGTTTCAAAGTAAATATCACCTTTTTATGCTGAGGTGGTGATTGCCTGCAGATGTGATGTTAACAGCTCACATATGCTGGCTGCATGGTAAATTCCTActattctttttcattaattctgCCTATTGTCAGTCCATTAGTTTGAAGGATACATAAAAATGAGCCATAAAAATTATGAGACAAGTTTTAAATTCCTTTAACTGCATAATGAcaagcttttcttcctctgcaacCATCTTCTTTTCCAGCTACACGACGTCAGTGACTCAGACTTTTTAACTGATGCTGAGACCATATGTGATGCTGTCTGCCTGGTATATGATGTCAGTAATCCTAAATCCTTTGAATACTGTGCCAGGATTTTTAAGGTTTGTAGAGTTTATATTTACAAACctttacatttatatttcttctcACTGACTAAATAGGCAGTGTCAGTTACCTGACCTGTACACTGGTTCTAGTgcttaaaagacattttatttttaaatgctggttATATATCATGATGCAGTAGCAGTGATGCAGTTCTGTTACTCATACAAAGCAAACATCTACTTTCCTATGTAAACTACTCTGCTTCTAGAAATGCCTGACTTCAGTGCCATGAATATATCTTAATGCTGCTGCAACCAGTTCAGTACAGCCTGTTCCAGGTTGAATGTGTCATATActgtttctttcactttttttttttcttttaatttgcagCAGCACTTCATGGACAGCAGAATACCATGTTTAGTGGTAGCTGCCAAGTCCGACTTGCATGAAGTTAGACAGGAATATAGTATTTCTCCTGCTGAATTCTGCAAAAAACACAAAATGCCTCCACCCCAAGCCTTTACTTGTAATACTGCTGATGTGCCGAGTAAGGATATCTTTGTTAAGCTGACAACTATGGCAATGTATCCGTAAGTACCAGAGCTGTTCTGTTTTCCGTGTGCATGGTCATACAGCACCACTCACTGCATGCCATCGTTAGCCACAGGATGGAAGTGCCTCACCGAGCTTTAGCAACAGAGAGACATGAATGACCTGAGTAGAATCTTTATTTCAAATTGAGGAACTTGGCACATATCCAACACAGAAATCAGTCTCAGCTGTTGTTGCTAAggtgttttttaaagaataccCTAGTTCATCCAGCTCAAGATGCAAATTCCAGTGAATAGGGTTCTGTTTGGTCCTTATTGGGGATACAAAAAGTGTATCAATTTTCATATCTTGGTGTTTTTGAGATATTCATGAGTGAGCTGTACTGTAATCGTTGTTGATAGCTCAACTTGACAGCTGATTACAAGCAATGGCACCTTAGCGCACAACAGTTCCCCAAATGTACTGCTCAAAgtactttttgttttcagggTGTTTATTACTATGTGCTTTAGTTCATTCATCTAATAAATCTTAtcattttaatagaatttttgTATAAACACCTTTGGACTTCAGGTGCAATACAGTTAAGCTCAGATTCCTCTTCACTACACATCTCACTGTTGCTAAACTCACTTtgcatctctttttttggtgggtGAAGCTATTTAATATGGTGATGAACTACACTAATATTACAGCAGATGGAGTCTCGTATGACAGCTgacatttgctttaaaataaatagaactaATGTCACTTTCACCCAAAATAATAgggtatttttaattatttgaaacTGAATTTACTGAATTACGTCTGTAAAGCTTTAGTTTcggttttgatttttttttttcttcttctgttcaTTTTGTAGCACTGGAATACTGGGAAACCACTAAACTGTAGCACTGACCAAATGTCTGTCATATCAATATTCCCGCTTCTCCTTTAGTTTTCAAGCATGTGTGTTTGGTAGGGTGGGAAAAATAGAGGCAACGCTCACCCTGTAAAGAGGGCATTCGAAGTGGTAGAAAATGTGgcttcctttcctttgaaaaaggGGTGTTATCTATTGCTGTGCAGACATACTCAGAAGCCTTTAAATGCTTCCCTTTTATGGGAACTTGTATAAATTcaacaaacattttcattcatgTTTGTGCTTCGCTGTTAAGATCTGTATATGGTGGTAATGCCAAAAGACATAGAACCTCTAACCTTTAAATTCTGCACAGCTGTAGTTGTACCCTTTCTTCcccagtgtattttttttctcctctccttacTCATTCAAATGTACCTTTTATTCCTAAATCTCTCTCTTGGTTGTGGCACAGTCCTAATGTGCACCTGATTTGATGAGCAAGATTTCAACTCCTGTCCTTCTGTGTGTTTTCGCAGCCATGCCCGGTTACGCTGTATGTGCGCCTGCAACAGGTGTACATTTTGCATCTGTCAGAACTTCCTCAACTCAGACTTGCTGCAATCTGTAAAGAACAAACTCTTCACTGCAGTTCTTAACAGGTCCTTAACTTTATTTACTAGGTACCAggtgtgcttttaaaataaagggtGTCTTTGAAAAAGCAATTGGTAACCTTATATACTGCAGATTTTTCACTCCATATCCACTAAATAGGCTGATACTTTAATAACTGTCATAGAATTATCAAACTTGGTTTAACTTGAAGATTCTTTTGAGCTTAGTTCAgtcatttttctgaaacattacCAATTTGGTTGTTGATTCAGGCTCTTTGTGATTGCAGAAATACTGTGCGGTAATTAGGACTATGTTTTTAGGGAACTGCTAATAGACATTTAGTAGTGTCTACAAATCTGTGTAATGTTTCTCACTTGAGACATTACAGGGTGGTTTAGTATTGATTAGAGGTAGTGCCTTTGAGATATCAGTTACAGAGATACTTTCATAAAGGCACAGCTTGACTTACAGCAGCATCATGCAACATATTACATGTTTATAATTGCTAGTTGGATATTTGGGAGttcttaaaatttctgtgtgtgtatgttatGCTTGGTTTACACAGAGAGTGAGcattttgtgttaaaaaaataatccagatCTTTTAACGTCCAGTTCCTCTCTGAAGTGGTAAATGCTTAAACATTTGCATTTCCAGACACTTTTGGAAAAACAATTGGTAAAGAGAGATAACTGGTTTTCAGCCTTGAAAACAGTACTCTAGCTTGTCCTGTATGTACTGCACTGGTTTTGACACACAGGATTTACTAACACTTCAGCACTTGTCATCACACACAAGCAAATGGGAGTTCAAACCAAACAACTGTTGCAGTGCAGTGGTTCCATCATCCACAGCCTTCTTGGAGGTTTAGATGGtaaatgtgtttatttgaaGGCCATGGTTGGAATATCCTGACATGCTGCTGGTCCATGTATGTTACTACTTGTTAGAGGTTTCAGATTTAGCTGCTCCATGTAAGAGTGTCTGTCTCCTCTAAATGCAAGTTACACACACGTAGGAGGTCTGCTGATACACCCACCTACAGGACTGAGCATTTTCCTTGTGAAATACCACTTTAATCCAAGATACAAGTGTTAACCACAGAGTGAGAATTCAAGGAAGGGTGAAAAACTCATTAGCTTAGGGAAAAACTCATTAGCTTAGGAAAAACCTGAATGAGTGAGGCTCTTCATGTTGCATCTCTTCTACAGCAGTCATCCCATAGACAGAAATCCTTTGAAACAGCAATCTCCTTGCATATTGTCACTCTAAAACTTCATTAAGCAGTCACTACTAGAAGATCCCAGCTCTCCATTATGGAGGCTGAAATCATCTGTAACACATCTTCATTTTTTGGAATGGTTTTGGGTTGCTCCATTCGCTGTTGTGGCTTGTTTCTCTCTTGTATTGGTTTTTTTGAGTCGTGCATTAGACATTGAACTTCATTCCTCTGAAATATTGTCAGGGTCTCAGGGTACTGAAATCTTTTAATGAGGTTTGGGATGCTGTCATTCCACACCTTATCACTAGGGAGTGTGTAACAAACATAGGAATCCACTACTGACTAAAAAGTCTCTAATTCAGGGTAAGAAGAATTCCTCATAGACACTTCCCTCTAGAAAGAGGAATTATTCGCTAGAATCCGTTTGTCTCTCAGTCACTGGGGTTTGTTGCAGGTTTCCAGCATGCTCACTTCATCTCACCAACTCCCTAACCAAACACCTTGCTGCAGGTTATTTACCATTCAGCACATGAGCTGCTACATAACTGCACAAATGGTGGAGCTGGGATACCTATAAACAAGAGGGAATAGCTCCCAGTTGTAGGTGTAGGAGGGTAGAGATGGATTTCTTGTATAAAAATCATACATCTAATGATAGGTGATTAGATTAGAGAAAGCATTTGGATCAAGGACTTTCTGATTCAGTTAGTTTCTATAACTTTTCTTATTTTGCCTTCACAAGTGCTTACCGTTAGGTTACATAGTTGGGCTAAAGTTAGATAACTGATGAAGGAAGGAGGTTTCTTGAGAGTACTTTATTGTCCTGATCCCCTCCTATTTCTTTAGGCTGTGGAA
The genomic region above belongs to Corvus cornix cornix isolate S_Up_H32 chromosome 18, ASM73873v5, whole genome shotgun sequence and contains:
- the RHOT1 gene encoding mitochondrial Rho GTPase 1 isoform X1; this translates as MKKDVRILLVGEPRVGKTSLIMSLVSEEFPEEVPPRAEEITIPADVTPERVPTHIVDYSEAEQSDEQLYHEISQANVICIVYAVNNKNSIDKVTSRWIPLINERTDKDSRLPLILVGNKSDLVEYSSMETILPIMNQYTEIETCVECSAKNLKNISELFYYAQKAVLHPTGPLYCPEEKEMKPACIKALTRIFRISDQDNDGTLNDAELNFFQRICFNTPLAPQALEDVKNVVRKNLSDGVADNGLTLKGFLFLHTLFIQRGRHETTWTVLRRFGYDDDLELTPEYLFPPLKIPPDCTTELNHHAYLFLQSIFDKHDLDRDCALSPDELKDLFKVFPYMPWGPDVNNTVCTNERGWITYQGFLSQWTLTTYLDVQRCLEYLGYLGYSILAEQESQASAITVTRDKKIDLQKKQTQRNVFRCNVVGMKGCGKSGVLQALLGRNLIRQRQIRAEHKSYYAINTVYVYGQEKYLLLHDVSDSDFLTDAETICDAVCLVYDVSNPKSFEYCARIFKQHFMDSRIPCLVVAAKSDLHEVRQEYSISPAEFCKKHKMPPPQAFTCNTADVPSKDIFVKLTTMAMYPHARLRCMCACNRCTFCICQNFLNSDLLQSVKNKLFTAVLNRHVTQADLKTSTFWLRASFGATVFAVLGFAMYKALLKQR
- the RHOT1 gene encoding mitochondrial Rho GTPase 1 isoform X2 — protein: MKKDVRILLVGEPRVGKTSLIMSLVSEEFPEEVPPRAEEITIPADVTPERVPTHIVDYSEAEQSDEQLYHEISQANVICIVYAVNNKNSIDKVTSRWIPLINERTDKDSRLPLILVGNKSDLVEYSSMETILPIMNQYTEIETCVECSAKNLKNISELFYYAQKAVLHPTGPLYCPEEKEMKPACIKALTRIFRISDQDNDGTLNDAELNFFQRICFNTPLAPQALEDVKNVVRKNLSDGVADNGLTLKGFLFLHTLFIQRGRHETTWTVLRRFGYDDDLELTPEYLFPPLKIPPDCTTELNHHAYLFLQSIFDKHDLDRDCALSPDELKDLFKVFPYMPWGPDVNNTVCTNERGWITYQGFLSQWTLTTYLDVQRCLEYLGYLGYSILAEQESQASAITVTRDKKIDLQKKQTQRNVFRCNVVGMKGCGKSGVLQALLGRNLIRQRQIRAEHKSYYAINTVYVYGQEKYLLLHDVSDSDFLTDAETICDAVCLVYDVSNPKSFEYCARIFKQHFMDSRIPCLVVAAKSDLHEVRQEYSISPAEFCKKHKMPPPQAFTCNTADVPSKDIFVKLTTMAMYPHVTQADLKTSTFWLRASFGATVFAVLGFAMYKALLKQR
- the RHOT1 gene encoding mitochondrial Rho GTPase 1 isoform X3; translation: MKKDVRILLVGEPRVGKTSLIMSLVSEEFPEEVPPRAEEITIPADVTPERVPTHIVDYSEAEQSDEQLYHEISQANVICIVYAVNNKNSIDKVTSRWIPLINERTDKDSRLPLILVGNKSDLVEYSSMETILPIMNQYTEIETCVECSAKNLKNISELFYYAQKAVLHPTGPLYCPEEKEMKPACIKALTRIFRISDQDNDGTLNDAELNFFQRICFNTPLAPQALEDVKNVVRKNLSDGVADNGLTLKGFLFLHTLFIQRGRHETTWTVLRRFGYDDDLELTPEYLFPPLKIPPDCTTELNHHAYLFLQSIFDKHDLDRDCALSPDELKDLFKVFPYMPWGPDVNNTVCTNERGWITYQGFLSQWTLTTYLDVQRCLEYLGYLGYSILAEQESQASAITVTRDKKIDLQKKQTQRNVFRCNVVGMKGCGKSGVLQALLGRNLIRQRQIRAEHKSYYAINTVYVYGQEKYLLLHDVSDSDFLTDAETICDAVCLVYDVSNPKSFEYCARIFKQHFMDSRIPCLVVAAKSDLHEVRQEYSISPAEFCKKHKMPPPQAFTCNTADVPSKDIFVKLTTMAMYPHARLRCMCACNRCTFCICQNFLNSDLLQSVKNKLFTAVLNRLRVYLAEVGAMLLADEESRIMQQVHAVHSVEDSIFMESSLGPRLLEDRHVTQADLKTSTFWLRASFGATVFAVLGFAMYKALLKQR